The Flavobacterium sp. HJ-32-4 genome contains a region encoding:
- a CDS encoding DUF4238 domain-containing protein, producing MNPKKFSKRHHYLPVFYLKGFSDTNQNIFVYDKIRDEIIGKQDPKSQFYKNHLNNFRINGEIVFSFEESIFTPKDTSIAPLFSRFRSTLNYQFTAYEKFELLHFLSQLYWRSPDTNEKFVELIKKEGFNNSSFGLRSKDGNKLTDEDIPEFLKKLLSDSELQKMFKHLIPVSNASLDELEKLVRKWKVFDLSTTDATFITGDRPFVINNTDVRLNNVFDEMIFPLSRNKVLILSEKSPDFFDSIALMNINLTIVTQSQRFIASHNLDYLQYVIDEFKRFQSLNLLDDLLKGTFGIMYHQSKFNDYEEYLKYYNELKSNH from the coding sequence ATGAATCCGAAAAAGTTCTCTAAAAGACATCATTATTTGCCTGTTTTCTATCTCAAGGGTTTTTCAGACACAAACCAAAACATTTTTGTATACGATAAAATAAGAGATGAAATAATTGGAAAACAAGATCCAAAAAGTCAATTTTATAAAAACCATCTAAATAACTTTCGTATTAACGGTGAAATTGTATTCTCATTCGAAGAGTCAATATTCACGCCCAAAGACACAAGTATTGCTCCATTATTTTCAAGGTTCCGTTCAACTTTGAACTATCAATTTACTGCGTATGAAAAGTTCGAGTTGTTACATTTTCTTTCTCAACTTTATTGGCGCTCACCCGACACAAACGAAAAGTTTGTAGAATTAATAAAAAAAGAAGGGTTTAACAATAGTTCGTTTGGCTTGCGAAGTAAAGATGGAAATAAACTCACCGATGAAGACATTCCTGAATTTTTAAAAAAGCTTTTAAGCGACTCTGAACTTCAAAAAATGTTTAAGCATTTGATACCGGTGTCAAATGCAAGTTTAGATGAACTTGAAAAGCTCGTAAGAAAGTGGAAAGTTTTTGACTTATCGACTACTGATGCTACTTTTATTACTGGTGATAGGCCATTTGTTATAAACAATACTGACGTCAGATTAAATAACGTTTTTGACGAAATGATTTTTCCTTTGAGCCGAAATAAGGTTCTGATTTTATCCGAAAAATCTCCAGATTTTTTCGATTCAATTGCTTTGATGAATATCAACTTAACTATTGTTACGCAGTCTCAAAGATTTATTGCTTCACATAACTTAGACTATCTCCAATATGTCATTGACGAATTTAAACGATTTCAAAGTCTGAATCTTTTAGATGATTTGTTGAAAGGAACCTTCGGAATAATGTATCATCAATCTAAGTTTAATGACTATGAGGAATATCTGAAGTATTATAATGAACTTAAATCAAATCATTGA
- a CDS encoding DUF6155 family protein, whose amino-acid sequence MAKRELKKYIAELTKEQLEEQFVLLYEKFPEVKTYYNFVFNPQEEKLADAAKAKIANEYFPTRGKRAKLRRSVAQKHIKHFITLGVDPLVIGDVMLYAIETAQSYSARRQVRYASFYNSLLTAYKQAVEFAAKNGVMADMRTRLAAIPEVARAQKWDNHWDFATIWSRID is encoded by the coding sequence ATGGCCAAGCGCGAGCTAAAGAAATACATCGCCGAACTCACGAAGGAACAACTTGAAGAGCAATTTGTATTGCTGTATGAGAAGTTTCCGGAAGTAAAGACCTACTACAATTTTGTGTTCAACCCGCAGGAAGAAAAACTCGCGGACGCGGCAAAAGCCAAGATCGCCAACGAGTATTTCCCCACCAGAGGCAAACGCGCGAAGCTACGCCGGTCGGTGGCGCAAAAGCACATCAAGCATTTCATCACGTTGGGCGTTGACCCATTGGTGATTGGGGATGTGATGCTCTACGCCATCGAAACAGCGCAATCGTATAGCGCGCGGCGCCAGGTTCGGTATGCGTCGTTTTACAACAGTCTATTGACCGCCTATAAACAGGCCGTGGAATTTGCCGCCAAAAACGGCGTTATGGCCGATATGCGCACGCGATTGGCCGCCATACCGGAAGTCGCCCGGGCGCAGAAGTGGGACAATCACTGGGATTTCGCCACGATATGGTCACGAATCGACTAG
- a CDS encoding mechanosensitive ion channel family protein, whose translation MHQYATRFFGFAYKQLVHWGVNDTLASYVAVAFNIVVLGFLSYWIFRIFRYTLVRALVIVARYSSTRFDDLLVSNKTAKYVAHLIPLLFIYKMMPIILARFDYWENLFGKLVSIYIILLVLWITRTIFNALRDYLKFKPAYADKPIDSYIQVVMIVLWTFGVTAIIVLLFGISLNVFFGMIGAISAIILLIFRDTILGFVASIQVSVNDMVRIGDWITMDKFGADGDVIEINLATVKVRNFDNTTTTIPTYSLISDSFRNWRGMQSSAGRRIKRHILLKAGSIRFLSDAEIDNLRKIQLIAPYIDQRQADIRKYNTSHQIDKSLLINGRNMTNFGLFRKYITQYLNQYPGLNRDMHLMCRQLQPTPNGIPLEIYCFSSDKRWESYEYIMADIFDHIYASVGYFGLELYEVATQRVD comes from the coding sequence ATGCATCAATACGCAACGCGTTTTTTCGGATTTGCCTACAAGCAGCTCGTACATTGGGGCGTCAACGACACCCTGGCGTCGTATGTGGCGGTGGCCTTTAATATCGTGGTACTGGGGTTCCTCTCCTACTGGATCTTCCGGATCTTCCGGTATACACTCGTACGCGCCCTGGTCATAGTAGCCCGCTACTCCTCTACCCGTTTCGACGACCTGTTGGTTTCGAATAAAACCGCCAAATACGTCGCCCATCTGATTCCGCTTCTGTTCATCTACAAGATGATGCCCATCATCCTGGCGCGCTTTGACTATTGGGAAAATCTTTTTGGGAAGCTTGTCAGCATCTACATCATACTGCTCGTACTCTGGATTACCCGCACGATTTTCAATGCCCTACGCGACTACCTGAAGTTTAAACCGGCCTACGCCGACAAGCCGATCGACAGCTACATACAAGTAGTGATGATCGTACTATGGACATTTGGTGTCACCGCCATCATCGTGCTGCTTTTCGGTATTTCCCTCAATGTGTTCTTTGGGATGATTGGGGCAATTTCGGCGATTATCCTTTTGATCTTCAGGGATACGATATTGGGATTTGTGGCCAGTATACAGGTGTCGGTGAACGATATGGTGCGCATCGGCGACTGGATCACCATGGATAAATTCGGGGCCGATGGCGACGTCATCGAAATCAACCTCGCCACCGTCAAGGTCCGGAACTTCGACAATACCACCACGACCATCCCGACCTACAGCCTTATTTCGGATTCCTTCCGCAACTGGCGCGGCATGCAGTCGTCGGCCGGGCGCCGCATCAAACGGCACATTCTCCTGAAAGCCGGAAGCATCCGGTTTTTGTCTGATGCCGAAATCGACAACCTCCGGAAAATCCAGCTGATTGCGCCCTACATCGACCAGCGACAGGCCGACATCCGGAAATACAATACGTCCCACCAAATCGATAAATCGCTGTTGATCAACGGTCGAAACATGACGAATTTCGGTTTGTTCCGGAAGTATATTACACAATACCTGAACCAATACCCCGGACTCAACCGCGATATGCACCTCATGTGCCGCCAGTTGCAGCCGACGCCCAACGGTATTCCACTCGAGATCTACTGCTTTTCCAGCGATAAGCGTTGGGAGAGTTATGAATATATCATGGCCGATATCTTTGACCACATCTATGCGTCGGTTGGGTATTTCGGCCTTGAATTGTATGAAGTCGCGACGCAACGTGTCGACTGA
- the fumC gene encoding class II fumarate hydratase codes for MNYRIEKDTMGEVRVPADKYWGAQTERSRNNFKIGTPGSMPREIIDGFAYLKKAAAYANHDLGVLSVEKRDAIAAVCDEILAGKLYDEFPLVIWQTGSGTQSNMNVNEVIANRAQVLAGGKIGEGDPVLKANDDVNKSQSSNDTFPTGMHIAAYKAAVEVTLPGVQKLRDTLHAKAEEFKNVVKIGRTHLMDATPLTLGQELSGYVAQLDYGMKALRNTLDHLSEVALGGTAVGTGLNTPAGYDVKVASYIAQFTGHQFRTAPNKFEALASHDAIVEAHGALKQLAVSLNKIANDIRMLASGPRSGIGEILIPENEPGSSIMPGKVNPTQCEALTMVAAQVIGNDMAIAVGGMQGHYELNVFKPVMAANFLQSARLIGDACVSFDEHCAQGIEPNYKRIKELVDNSLMLVTALNTKIGYYKAAEIAQTAHKNGTTLKEEAVRLGYVSPEDFDAWVKPEDMVGSLK; via the coding sequence ATGAACTATCGTATCGAAAAAGACACCATGGGCGAAGTGCGTGTCCCCGCTGACAAATACTGGGGCGCACAAACCGAACGCTCCCGCAACAACTTCAAAATCGGAACTCCCGGCTCGATGCCACGCGAAATCATCGACGGTTTTGCCTACCTGAAAAAGGCCGCCGCCTACGCCAACCACGACCTGGGTGTGCTATCCGTCGAAAAACGCGATGCGATCGCCGCCGTCTGCGACGAAATCCTGGCCGGAAAACTATACGACGAATTCCCGCTGGTCATCTGGCAAACGGGTTCGGGTACCCAAAGCAACATGAATGTCAATGAGGTCATCGCAAACCGCGCACAGGTGTTGGCCGGCGGCAAAATCGGTGAAGGCGACCCCGTTCTCAAAGCGAACGACGACGTCAACAAGTCGCAGTCGTCCAACGATACCTTCCCTACAGGGATGCACATCGCCGCTTATAAAGCCGCTGTAGAAGTGACGCTGCCAGGCGTACAGAAACTGCGCGACACACTGCACGCCAAGGCAGAAGAATTCAAAAACGTCGTCAAGATCGGCCGCACCCACCTGATGGATGCCACGCCGCTTACCCTCGGCCAGGAACTGTCGGGTTATGTCGCCCAGCTCGACTACGGCATGAAGGCGCTTCGCAACACACTCGATCACCTTTCCGAGGTTGCCCTGGGCGGAACCGCTGTCGGCACCGGACTCAACACACCAGCCGGCTACGATGTGAAAGTAGCTTCCTATATTGCGCAATTTACCGGACATCAGTTCCGCACGGCTCCTAATAAATTTGAGGCGCTGGCCTCCCACGATGCGATCGTGGAAGCCCACGGTGCACTAAAACAATTGGCGGTGTCGCTGAATAAAATCGCCAACGACATCCGCATGCTGGCCTCAGGTCCGCGTTCGGGTATCGGTGAAATCCTCATTCCGGAAAACGAACCGGGTTCTTCCATCATGCCGGGTAAAGTAAACCCAACACAGTGTGAAGCCTTGACCATGGTGGCCGCGCAGGTCATCGGAAACGATATGGCCATTGCCGTTGGTGGCATGCAGGGGCATTACGAACTGAACGTGTTCAAGCCGGTAATGGCCGCTAACTTCCTGCAATCAGCACGACTGATCGGCGACGCCTGCGTATCGTTTGACGAGCATTGCGCGCAGGGCATCGAGCCGAACTACAAGCGTATCAAAGAACTTGTCGATAATTCCCTCATGCTGGTCACGGCGTTGAACACCAAAATCGGTTACTATAAAGCCGCTGAGATTGCGCAGACCGCCCATAAGAACGGCACGACACTCAAAGAAGAAGCGGTGCGCCTTGGCTATGTGTCGCCTGAAGATTTCGACGCATGGGTCAAGCCAGAAGATATGGTGGGAAGTTTGAAATAA
- the nfi gene encoding deoxyribonuclease V (cleaves DNA at apurinic or apyrimidinic sites) translates to MLTYDHVTITEATLLQKEMASKISLAPLEGPIRTIAGADISFNRFSPIVYAGIVVLSYPDLRILAHSLVVAETHFPYVSGYLAFREAPALQQAWEQLPEKPDVVVLDGQGISHPRRLGIASHFGVLNNQPSIGCAKSMLYGRYDEPEWKKLSASVIYSRLNEPLGYALRTKDRVKPIYVSPGHLISSKQSLEIIKKCIRGYRIPEPTRVAHDKVNLFRTGELSAGYVEYPNEDLVDS, encoded by the coding sequence ATGTTAACCTACGACCACGTAACTATTACGGAGGCCACGCTTTTGCAAAAAGAGATGGCGTCCAAAATTTCGCTCGCGCCCTTAGAAGGTCCCATTCGGACCATAGCCGGGGCCGACATTTCGTTTAACCGTTTCAGTCCGATTGTCTATGCCGGAATCGTCGTCTTGTCCTACCCTGACCTCCGTATTCTCGCCCATTCCCTCGTTGTTGCCGAAACCCATTTCCCTTATGTGTCTGGTTATCTTGCCTTTCGGGAAGCCCCTGCGTTGCAACAGGCCTGGGAACAATTACCGGAGAAACCGGATGTGGTAGTTTTGGACGGACAAGGTATTTCGCATCCGCGCCGACTGGGTATTGCTTCGCATTTTGGTGTATTGAACAACCAGCCTTCGATTGGCTGCGCGAAGAGTATGCTGTATGGCCGGTACGACGAACCGGAGTGGAAAAAACTGAGTGCCTCGGTTATCTACAGCCGCCTGAATGAACCGTTGGGTTACGCACTGCGAACGAAAGACCGGGTGAAACCTATTTATGTGTCGCCCGGCCACCTGATTAGCAGCAAACAAAGCCTTGAGATCATCAAGAAGTGCATCCGGGGCTACCGTATTCCCGAGCCTACGCGGGTGGCGCATGACAAGGTCAACCTGTTTCGCACCGGTGAATTATCGGCGGGTTATGTAGAATACCCGAACGAGGATCTAGTCGATTCGTGA
- a CDS encoding M12 family metallo-peptidase, translating to MVKLRTPGNTSDYIVYSDAKLNVPNSFQCHTSDKGAVPATPSAQRGVTTERCATLYFEIDHDLYLANNSDTDETTNWMLALYNNVQTIYNNDEINTVIKSLYIWTEQDPYFGSASVDYLYQFHALRPVFNGDLGQLVGIDDGGLGGVAATINGLCSDQNFSYSDLFFEFETVPTFSWSVMVVTHEFGHLLGSPHTHACFWNGDGTMIDGCGPTANLNFAEGDCPIAAVPSDQVGGTIMSYCHLLSAGVNLANGFGPQPAAQIQQSMNNSTCLSTDCINTCISLVHDVKASTITDDAVTISWDDENSVGAYEVGLALYPFTDYTWTTVDNATTTTFSGLLANTYYKVLIRPICGDLTSLARGTIFATNTDYCTGTLFLDSGGAGGFYTDMEDWVRVVKPADPGAKIKVTFAMIDIEYGYDFLFIHDGDSTNAPLLTPLGITGGDIEAGPFESTDVTGALTFHFTSDQYITADGWNAQITCTNLSTGQNDLIDFTYNPNPTNGRVFLHASRAFRSIRVYGIDGRRLLERTTNGTDEQVDLSGFASGTYVFQVDLDGKPTSFRIVKQ from the coding sequence GTGGTAAAACTCCGGACGCCCGGAAATACAAGCGACTATATTGTCTATTCCGATGCAAAACTCAACGTTCCCAATTCCTTCCAATGCCATACGTCTGACAAAGGTGCCGTTCCGGCTACACCTTCCGCCCAACGCGGGGTAACCACCGAGCGCTGCGCCACCCTGTATTTTGAGATCGACCACGACCTCTACCTGGCCAACAACTCGGATACCGACGAAACCACCAATTGGATGCTGGCGCTCTACAACAACGTCCAAACCATCTACAACAACGACGAAATCAATACCGTCATTAAATCGCTGTATATCTGGACCGAACAAGATCCGTATTTCGGTTCGGCATCCGTCGATTACCTCTACCAGTTCCATGCCCTTCGCCCGGTCTTTAACGGCGATCTCGGACAACTGGTCGGCATCGATGACGGCGGACTCGGGGGCGTGGCGGCAACCATAAACGGACTCTGCTCCGACCAGAACTTCAGCTACTCCGACCTGTTCTTCGAATTTGAAACCGTACCGACTTTTTCCTGGAGTGTGATGGTCGTCACGCACGAATTTGGCCATTTGCTGGGCTCACCCCATACCCATGCCTGTTTTTGGAACGGCGATGGCACCATGATCGATGGCTGTGGTCCGACCGCGAATCTAAATTTTGCCGAAGGCGATTGCCCTATCGCCGCTGTTCCGTCCGACCAGGTAGGTGGCACCATAATGAGCTACTGTCACCTGCTCAGCGCCGGCGTGAACCTGGCAAACGGCTTCGGCCCGCAACCGGCTGCACAAATCCAGCAAAGTATGAACAATTCGACCTGTCTCAGCACGGATTGTATCAATACGTGTATCTCGCTCGTACACGACGTGAAAGCCTCAACTATCACCGACGACGCCGTAACCATCTCATGGGACGATGAGAACTCGGTTGGCGCGTACGAAGTGGGTTTGGCATTATATCCGTTTACCGACTACACCTGGACTACCGTCGACAATGCGACCACTACGACTTTCTCCGGACTGTTGGCGAATACCTATTATAAAGTATTGATCCGCCCCATTTGCGGTGACCTCACCTCGTTGGCGCGGGGCACGATCTTCGCGACCAACACCGACTATTGCACCGGTACACTCTTCCTTGATTCAGGAGGCGCCGGTGGTTTCTATACGGATATGGAAGACTGGGTACGTGTCGTCAAACCGGCCGATCCGGGTGCGAAAATCAAGGTGACGTTCGCCATGATCGACATTGAATACGGATACGATTTCCTTTTCATCCACGACGGCGACAGCACCAATGCGCCGCTGCTCACCCCGCTGGGCATCACAGGTGGCGACATCGAAGCTGGTCCTTTCGAATCGACTGATGTCACAGGTGCGCTGACCTTCCATTTCACATCCGACCAATACATCACGGCCGACGGATGGAACGCACAGATTACCTGTACGAATCTCAGCACCGGACAAAACGACCTGATTGATTTCACCTATAATCCGAACCCAACAAACGGACGCGTATTCCTGCATGCCTCACGTGCCTTCCGTTCCATTCGGGTATACGGCATCGACGGACGCCGCCTGCTCGAGCGCACTACAAATGGCACCGACGAACAGGTCGACCTTTCGGGCTTTGCCTCAGGTACCTACGTCTTCCAGGTGGATCTTGACGGGAAACCGACCAGCTTCCGGATCGTCAAGCAATAA